A section of the Bacillus pumilus genome encodes:
- a CDS encoding RicAFT regulatory complex protein RicA family protein, with protein MTLYSKKEIVERARELAKMISETEEVDFFKKAEAQINENTKISTIINQIKALQKQAVNLKHYGKHEALKQVEEKIDALQEELDEIPVIQEFKESQVEVNSLLQLVAHTISNQVTDEIILSTGGDLLLGETGSKVKNSSPSCSIK; from the coding sequence ATGACGCTTTATTCAAAAAAAGAGATTGTCGAGCGCGCAAGAGAGCTCGCTAAAATGATTTCTGAAACAGAAGAAGTTGATTTCTTCAAAAAAGCAGAAGCGCAAATCAATGAAAATACAAAAATTTCAACGATTATTAACCAAATTAAGGCGCTTCAAAAACAAGCGGTAAATTTAAAGCATTACGGCAAACATGAAGCCTTAAAGCAAGTGGAAGAAAAAATCGATGCCCTGCAAGAAGAACTGGATGAAATCCCAGTGATTCAAGAATTCAAAGAATCACAAGTGGAAGTCAATTCCCTATTGCAGCTCGTGGCGCATACGATTTCTAATCAAGTAACAGATGAAATCATTCTTTCAACCGGCGGTGACCTCTTATTAGGAGAAACCGGTTCAAAAGTGAAAAATTCATCACCAAGTTGCTCCATTAAATGA
- the mutS gene encoding DNA mismatch repair protein MutS, producing the protein MASYTPMIQQYLNIKAEYQDAFLFFRLGDFYEMFFDDAKEASQELEITLTSRDGGTIPMCGVPYHSASAYIEQLISKGYKVAICEQVEDPKTAKGVVKREVVQLITPGTVMEGKGLSENENNFIASVTKFENGYGLALSDLSTGENMAAFIDRLDEVVSEIYSVGAKEIVVSKHLDEETVKTLKERCQATISYEDSDELIDEAERLVSRLSEQLRSTFLTLYAYLRRTQKRSLDHLQQVQVFELEQTMKIDLYSKRNLELTETIRSKSKKGSLLWLLDETKTAMGGRLLKQWIDRPLIRLSHIKERQEMVQILMDHFFEREDLRERLKQVYDLERLAGRVAFGNVNARDLIQLKESLKQVPAIKELVHSLPEEMAKSRANDIDLCDDLLNLLEDALYENPPMTLKEGNLIKDGYNAKLDEYRDASRNGKDWIARLEQQEREYTGIRSLKVGFNKVFGYYIEVTRANTHLLEEGRYERKQTLANAERYITPELKEKEALILEAESNISELEYELFAALREQVKVYIPRLQLLAKQMSELDALQCFATVSEKRRYIRPEFSEDEVDVIDGRHPVVEKVMDHQEYVPNDCHMGNGRQTLLITGPNMSGKSTYMRQMALISILAQIGCFVPASKATLPIFDQIFTRIGAADDLISGQSTFMVEMLEAKNAMVHATKNSLILFDEIGRGTSTYDGMALAQAIIEFVHDHVGAKTLFSTHYHELTVLESQLSELKNVHVRAEEHEGTVVFLHQIKEGAADKSYGIHVAQLAELPDAIIDRAQTILTELESGSHEVTPHVSAAPKTEKAEEKQQLSFFEVEEKPQTKPVLKQKDQAVIEELKSFNLMDMTPLEAMTKLYELQKKL; encoded by the coding sequence ATGGCAAGTTATACGCCCATGATACAGCAATATTTAAACATCAAGGCAGAGTATCAAGATGCCTTTTTATTTTTTCGCTTAGGCGATTTTTATGAAATGTTTTTTGATGACGCAAAAGAAGCGTCACAAGAATTAGAAATTACGCTAACAAGTAGAGATGGGGGGACCATACCAATGTGTGGTGTTCCTTATCATTCTGCTTCTGCATACATAGAACAATTGATTTCAAAAGGCTACAAGGTCGCAATTTGTGAGCAGGTGGAAGATCCTAAAACGGCAAAAGGTGTAGTCAAAAGAGAAGTCGTTCAACTCATTACACCAGGTACGGTGATGGAAGGAAAAGGTTTAAGTGAAAATGAAAACAACTTCATTGCCTCTGTGACAAAGTTTGAAAATGGGTATGGACTTGCACTTTCCGATTTATCTACTGGTGAAAACATGGCGGCTTTCATCGATCGATTAGATGAAGTCGTGTCTGAAATTTATTCTGTCGGTGCAAAAGAAATTGTCGTGTCAAAGCATCTGGATGAGGAAACAGTCAAGACCTTAAAGGAACGATGCCAAGCGACCATTTCATACGAAGATAGTGATGAATTAATTGATGAAGCTGAGCGTCTCGTGTCCCGCCTGAGCGAGCAACTAAGATCGACCTTTTTGACATTATATGCTTATTTAAGAAGAACGCAAAAAAGAAGTCTTGATCACCTTCAGCAAGTTCAAGTGTTTGAGCTCGAACAAACAATGAAAATTGACCTTTACTCAAAACGAAATCTTGAATTAACAGAGACAATCCGCTCAAAAAGTAAGAAGGGCTCTTTATTATGGCTGTTAGATGAAACAAAAACAGCGATGGGCGGAAGGCTGCTCAAACAATGGATCGACCGGCCGTTAATTCGTCTTTCGCACATTAAAGAACGTCAGGAAATGGTTCAAATTTTAATGGATCATTTCTTTGAACGAGAGGATTTGCGGGAACGGTTGAAGCAAGTATATGATCTCGAACGTTTAGCAGGACGCGTAGCTTTTGGCAACGTAAATGCCCGTGATCTTATTCAGTTAAAGGAATCCTTAAAGCAAGTGCCAGCCATCAAAGAGCTTGTGCACTCACTGCCTGAGGAAATGGCGAAATCAAGAGCGAATGATATTGATCTTTGTGATGATTTACTGAATTTATTAGAAGATGCGCTATATGAAAATCCACCAATGACGTTAAAAGAAGGCAATTTAATTAAAGACGGCTACAATGCAAAATTAGATGAATACCGTGATGCTAGCCGAAATGGGAAGGACTGGATTGCACGTCTTGAACAGCAAGAAAGAGAATATACAGGCATTCGCTCTTTAAAAGTCGGGTTTAATAAAGTATTTGGTTATTATATTGAAGTGACACGAGCGAATACGCATTTGCTGGAGGAAGGGCGTTATGAAAGAAAACAAACGCTCGCCAATGCAGAGCGGTATATTACACCTGAATTGAAAGAAAAAGAAGCGCTGATTCTTGAGGCAGAATCAAATATTAGCGAACTGGAATATGAACTATTCGCAGCTCTCAGAGAACAAGTGAAAGTATATATTCCGAGATTACAGCTGCTCGCAAAACAAATGAGTGAGCTGGACGCTCTCCAATGCTTTGCGACTGTCAGTGAAAAGCGCCGTTATATCCGTCCAGAATTCTCCGAGGATGAGGTAGATGTCATAGATGGTCGTCATCCAGTCGTTGAAAAAGTGATGGATCACCAGGAGTATGTACCGAATGACTGTCATATGGGAAATGGCCGGCAAACCTTGCTCATTACTGGACCGAATATGTCAGGGAAAAGTACGTATATGAGACAAATGGCACTTATCTCTATTCTTGCGCAAATTGGTTGCTTTGTGCCGGCATCTAAAGCAACTCTTCCGATCTTTGATCAAATCTTTACACGTATTGGTGCGGCAGATGATTTGATTTCTGGTCAAAGTACTTTTATGGTAGAGATGCTTGAAGCAAAAAATGCGATGGTGCACGCAACGAAAAACAGCTTGATCTTATTTGATGAAATTGGACGCGGGACAAGCACCTATGATGGCATGGCTCTTGCGCAGGCGATCATTGAATTTGTACACGATCATGTTGGCGCCAAAACGCTATTTTCTACACATTACCATGAGCTCACCGTTCTTGAGTCTCAATTAAGCGAGCTGAAAAATGTTCATGTACGAGCTGAAGAACATGAAGGCACGGTCGTTTTCTTACATCAAATCAAAGAGGGGGCAGCTGATAAAAGCTATGGTATTCATGTAGCACAGCTTGCTGAATTGCCTGATGCGATCATCGATAGGGCCCAGACCATTTTGACGGAGCTTGAGAGCGGATCACATGAAGTGACCCCGCACGTATCAGCAGCTCCAAAAACAGAAAAGGCCGAGGAAAAACAGCAACTTTCTTTCTTTGAAGTAGAAGAAAAACCGCAAACCAAACCAGTTCTAAAACAGAAAGATCAAGCGGTGATCGAGGAGTTAAAGTCATTCAATTTAATGGATATGACCCCGCTCGAAGCGATGACTAAGCTATATGAATTGCAAAAGAAATTATAA
- the cotE gene encoding outer spore coat protein CotE has product MSEYREIITKAVVAKGRKFTQSTHTISPSQKPTSILGGWIINHNYDAEKVGKTVEIEGTFDINVWYSYADNTKTEVVTERVKYVDIIKLRYKDKNFLDDEHEVIAKVLQQPNCLEVTISPNGNKIIVQAEREFIAEVVGETKIVVEVNSSWKEKDDHEWEEEVDEELEDIHPEFLAGDPEE; this is encoded by the coding sequence ATGTCTGAATACAGAGAAATTATTACAAAAGCGGTGGTTGCAAAAGGGAGGAAATTCACCCAAAGCACACACACGATTTCTCCATCGCAAAAACCAACCAGCATCCTAGGTGGTTGGATCATTAATCATAATTATGATGCTGAAAAGGTCGGTAAAACTGTTGAGATTGAAGGAACCTTCGATATTAACGTATGGTATTCTTACGCCGATAACACAAAAACAGAAGTTGTCACTGAACGGGTGAAATATGTAGACATCATCAAACTGAGATATAAAGACAAAAATTTCCTTGATGATGAGCATGAAGTGATTGCAAAAGTGCTCCAGCAGCCGAATTGCTTAGAAGTGACCATTTCTCCAAACGGCAATAAAATTATCGTTCAAGCAGAGCGGGAATTCATTGCTGAAGTGGTAGGAGAAACAAAAATTGTTGTAGAGGTCAATTCAAGTTGGAAAGAAAAAGATGATCACGAGTGGGAAGAAGAGGTGGATGAGGAGTTAGAGGATATTCATCCAGAATTTCTAGCGGGTGATCCAGAAGAGTAA